One stretch of Haladaptatus sp. R4 DNA includes these proteins:
- a CDS encoding archaemetzincin family Zn-dependent metalloprotease — protein sequence MLIDIVPVGDVTGRVKREASAALRTIYDCDVMVHERQEIPSGTHDPNRDQYRAEGFIELASRIGTGEKNIAITPEDLFYRRRNYVFGLAYLDGRGSVISTYRLEPTKDGLSSDGGITTKPTEEVFSDRVRKEVVHEIGHTLGLEHCDNNRCVMNFSPTVREVDVKEENLCGTCQRQVL from the coding sequence ATGTTGATTGACATCGTCCCCGTGGGGGACGTCACGGGGCGGGTCAAACGCGAGGCTTCAGCGGCCCTTCGGACGATTTACGATTGCGACGTAATGGTGCACGAGCGACAGGAAATTCCCTCCGGGACCCACGACCCGAACCGCGACCAGTATCGCGCCGAGGGGTTCATCGAGCTAGCCAGTCGTATCGGGACGGGTGAGAAAAACATCGCCATCACCCCGGAGGACCTCTTCTATCGTCGCCGGAACTACGTATTCGGCCTCGCGTATCTCGACGGACGCGGCAGCGTCATCTCCACCTATCGACTGGAACCCACGAAGGACGGCCTCTCCTCCGACGGCGGTATCACGACCAAACCGACCGAAGAGGTGTTCTCCGACCGGGTTCGAAAGGAAGTCGTCCACGAAATCGGGCACACCCTCGGTCTCGAACACTGCGACAACAACCGCTGTGTGATGAACTTCTCCCCGACCGTCCGCGAAGTGGACGTCAAAGAGGAGAACCTCTGCGGTACCTGTCAGCGTCAAGTGCTCTGA
- a CDS encoding UPF0146 family protein, protein MDPKPRDEIVMRLANYQRAVEIGIGNRPDVAGELAAAGVAVTATDIVPRRVPDGVGFHLDDVTKPKLELYSGSDLLYARNLPPELHRPALAVAKECDADFVFTTLGGDGPSVPVRRETIPGETLFWARE, encoded by the coding sequence GTGGACCCGAAACCCCGTGACGAAATCGTTATGCGGCTCGCCAACTATCAGCGCGCCGTCGAGATCGGAATCGGAAATCGACCGGACGTCGCGGGCGAACTCGCGGCGGCCGGTGTCGCCGTCACCGCGACCGATATCGTCCCACGACGAGTGCCCGACGGCGTCGGATTTCATCTGGACGACGTGACGAAGCCGAAACTGGAACTGTATTCGGGGTCCGACCTGCTGTACGCCCGGAACTTGCCGCCGGAACTCCACCGACCCGCCCTCGCCGTCGCGAAGGAGTGTGACGCCGACTTCGTCTTCACGACCCTCGGCGGCGACGGGCCGTCCGTGCCGGTTCGGCGGGAGACGATTCCGGGCGAGACGCTGTTCTGGGCGCGCGAGTGA
- a CDS encoding heavy-metal-associated domain-containing protein produces the protein MERYTLRVIGMSCKSCENIVRSEVTGLRGVSSVDPDARANEVVVQGEPATESRVRQAITEIGYDVAE, from the coding sequence ATGGAACGATACACCCTCCGAGTCATCGGCATGAGTTGCAAGAGCTGTGAAAACATCGTCCGAAGCGAGGTGACGGGACTGCGGGGCGTGAGCAGCGTCGATCCGGACGCACGAGCCAACGAAGTCGTCGTTCAGGGGGAACCAGCGACGGAATCCCGCGTTCGACAGGCCATCACCGAAATCGGCTACGACGTAGCGGAGTAA